A genomic region of Candidatus Cetobacterium colombiensis contains the following coding sequences:
- a CDS encoding restriction endonuclease: MIPKYDQMYKVVLESLKNQEEISLKILRDRVAKILNLTDNELQELLPSGKKTIFSNRIDWTTTYLKNAKLIDKPTRGNIVITKRGLDTINSSIEIIDNNYLLKFEEFKEYLKKSNKKINCIDDINMNTNLENPDEILEKSYQEINSNLENDLLELITKISPISFEKLVIDLLSKMGYGSFENSGKTTSKTNDEGIDGIIMEDKLGFNLIYIQAKKWDVEKSIGRPEIQKFVGALSQKLGKGLFVTTANFSKQAIEYAHNNHIILINGEKLVRLMIEYNFCVRVKKIFEIKEIDSELIEDY; the protein is encoded by the coding sequence ATGATACCTAAATATGATCAAATGTATAAAGTTGTTTTAGAATCTTTAAAAAATCAAGAAGAAATATCATTAAAAATTTTAAGAGATAGAGTAGCTAAAATCTTAAATTTAACTGATAATGAATTACAAGAATTGTTACCAAGTGGCAAAAAAACAATATTTTCAAATAGAATAGATTGGACAACAACATATTTAAAAAACGCAAAATTAATAGATAAACCTACAAGGGGAAATATAGTTATAACCAAAAGAGGACTGGATACAATAAATTCTAGTATAGAAATTATAGATAATAACTATTTATTAAAATTTGAAGAATTTAAAGAATATTTAAAAAAATCTAATAAAAAAATAAATTGTATAGATGATATTAATATGAATACTAATTTAGAAAATCCAGATGAAATATTAGAGAAATCATATCAAGAAATAAATAGTAATTTAGAAAATGATCTTTTAGAATTAATTACAAAAATTTCTCCAATTTCATTTGAAAAACTTGTAATAGATTTACTTTCTAAAATGGGATATGGTTCTTTTGAAAATTCAGGTAAAACCACTTCAAAAACTAATGATGAAGGAATTGATGGTATTATTATGGAAGATAAATTAGGGTTTAATTTAATTTATATTCAAGCAAAAAAGTGGGATGTTGAAAAATCTATAGGGCGTCCAGAAATACAAAAATTTGTAGGAGCTTTATCTCAAAAATTAGGCAAGGGACTTTTTGTAACAACTGCAAATTTCTCGAAACAAGCAATTGAATATGCTCACAATAATCATATTATTTTAATTAATGGTGAAAAATTAGTAAGGTTGATGATTGAGTATAATTTTTGCGTAAGAGTTAAAAAGATATTTGAAATAAAGGAGATTGATTCAGAACTAATTGAAGATTATTAA